The Streptomyces camelliae genome window below encodes:
- a CDS encoding class I SAM-dependent methyltransferase encodes MTARAATLPHSRLRGGTPIVGTVTRGTTNPNRLRRMDRWIAATHGAELRRAEDPLAVDLGYGAAPWTAVELLGRLRTAAPRARVVGVEIEPERVAAAEPYAREGLVFRHGGFEIPVPGRPVLVRAANVLRQYDEDQVAAVWERLRARLAPAGAGSRGGLLVEGTCDEIGRRHVWVALGPEGPRTVTFATRLGSLEQPSDLAERLPKALIHRNVPGEPVHAFLRDFDRAWAAAAPYASYGARQRWLRAVRDLTADWPVTDSPARWRQGEVTVAWEALAPRGR; translated from the coding sequence ATGACAGCCCGCGCAGCGACCCTCCCCCACTCTCGGCTTCGCGGGGGGACCCCCATCGTGGGAACGGTGACGCGCGGGACGACCAATCCCAATCGGCTGCGGCGCATGGACCGTTGGATCGCCGCCACGCACGGGGCCGAGCTGCGTCGCGCCGAGGATCCGCTGGCGGTCGACCTCGGATACGGCGCCGCGCCCTGGACCGCCGTCGAGCTGCTCGGCCGGCTGCGGACCGCCGCGCCGCGCGCGCGTGTGGTCGGTGTCGAGATCGAGCCGGAGCGGGTCGCGGCGGCCGAGCCGTACGCGCGGGAGGGGCTCGTCTTCCGGCACGGCGGGTTCGAGATCCCCGTCCCGGGGCGCCCGGTGCTCGTGCGGGCCGCCAATGTGCTGCGCCAGTACGACGAGGACCAGGTCGCCGCCGTCTGGGAGCGGCTGCGCGCGCGGCTCGCCCCGGCCGGCGCCGGTTCGCGCGGCGGGCTGCTGGTCGAGGGGACGTGCGACGAGATCGGCCGGCGGCATGTGTGGGTCGCGCTCGGCCCGGAGGGGCCGCGGACCGTGACCTTCGCGACGCGGCTGGGCTCGCTGGAGCAGCCGTCCGACCTCGCCGAGCGGCTGCCGAAGGCGCTGATCCACCGCAACGTACCCGGTGAGCCGGTGCACGCCTTCCTGCGCGACTTCGACCGGGCCTGGGCCGCCGCCGCACCCTACGCCTCCTACGGCGCCCGCCAGCGCTGGCTGCGCGCGGTACGGGACCTGACGGCCGACTGGCCGGTGACGGACTCCCCGGCCCGCTGGCGGCAGGGCGAAGTGACGGTGGCGTGGGAGGCGTTGGCGCCGCGCGGCCGCTGA
- a CDS encoding C40 family peptidase: protein MGWGKRGILTAAVTVVCAVTALAAPGAAFAAPVPTPSTSPSPAPSPSPSSTPAPSKDLEKVREKLDGLYHDAAVATDAYNAAEEKAKKQSAEIVALAKKIVEGQEKLDRLKDQAGAAAREQYRTGGIPPTAQFLLSDDPAQVLDGAGLVLQGQRATRDLIGELTRTQNDLQAYADDAAEQWQKLDTERKAKAAAKKKIEQQISAAKKLESELAKRDQERLRQLEDQAALQAQTSWLDTGILKEINGKASEQGKKAVAFATAQLGKPYVWGAEGPESYDCSGLTSQAWAAAGHPIPRTSQEQWQQLKHIDIKDMRPGDLILYFTDASHVALYIGDGAIIQAPRPGRNVTIAGAGSMPILGVVRPDA, encoded by the coding sequence ATGGGCTGGGGCAAGCGCGGCATCCTGACGGCCGCCGTGACCGTGGTCTGCGCGGTGACCGCGCTGGCGGCACCCGGCGCGGCCTTCGCCGCCCCGGTACCGACACCGAGTACGTCCCCTTCCCCGGCCCCCTCCCCTTCGCCGTCCTCAACTCCCGCGCCCAGCAAGGACCTTGAGAAGGTCCGCGAGAAGCTCGACGGGCTGTATCACGACGCGGCCGTCGCCACCGACGCCTACAACGCGGCCGAGGAGAAGGCCAAGAAACAGTCCGCCGAGATCGTCGCGCTGGCGAAGAAGATCGTCGAGGGGCAGGAGAAGCTCGACCGGCTCAAGGACCAGGCGGGCGCGGCGGCCCGCGAGCAGTACCGCACCGGAGGCATCCCGCCCACCGCCCAGTTCCTGCTCAGCGACGACCCGGCCCAGGTCCTGGACGGCGCCGGGCTGGTGCTCCAGGGCCAGCGGGCGACGAGGGACCTGATCGGCGAACTGACCCGCACCCAGAACGACTTGCAGGCGTACGCCGACGACGCCGCCGAGCAGTGGCAGAAGCTGGACACCGAGCGCAAGGCGAAGGCCGCCGCCAAGAAGAAGATCGAGCAGCAGATCTCCGCCGCCAAGAAGCTGGAGTCCGAGCTGGCGAAGCGGGACCAGGAGCGGCTGCGGCAGCTGGAGGACCAGGCCGCGCTGCAGGCGCAGACCTCCTGGCTGGACACCGGCATCCTCAAGGAGATCAACGGCAAGGCGTCCGAGCAGGGCAAGAAGGCCGTCGCGTTCGCCACCGCCCAGCTCGGCAAGCCGTACGTCTGGGGCGCCGAGGGCCCGGAGTCGTACGACTGCTCGGGCCTGACCTCCCAGGCCTGGGCGGCGGCCGGCCACCCCATCCCGCGCACCTCGCAGGAGCAGTGGCAGCAGCTCAAGCACATCGACATCAAGGACATGCGGCCCGGCGACCTCATCCTCTACTTCACCGACGCCAGCCATGTCGCCCTCTACATCGGCGACGGCGCGATCATCCAGGCCCCGCGCCCGGGCCGGAACGTGACGATCGCGGGCGCCGGCTCGATGCCGATCCTGGGGGTCGTACGGCCCGACGCATAG